From the genome of Meriones unguiculatus strain TT.TT164.6M chromosome 17, Bangor_MerUng_6.1, whole genome shotgun sequence:
gagggaggcttAATCCAGGTTAAGACGCCCAGATGCTGCCCTCAAGCTGTCTATGAAACAAGGCAAGCAGGGGTGTGTGTCGGCTCACCAACTTAGAATCTCCAGGCAGGTCTAAGCACATCACCctaaaaggggaaagggaaaagcACAGTTATTTTGTGGAATTTAGGCTGGCTAGACACCTGGTTCTGGAGACTTTACAGACACTATAAACAAAAGCAGAGTGTTGGGAAACAACCCCATTTTCTCCACTcttgaattattaaaaataaaagggtaCAGGCTATAAAAGAGATTGTTACTCAGTAATAAAAGGGAACTGCTGATCTGTGCTCCAACGCAGATGTCCCCAAGCATTATCTGTGTGGAAGAAGCCAGGCACAAACCTATAAACTGCCTGATCCCACTCAGAACATCGGGAGAAGGTGAGCcaagaaaaaaagacagtggCCCCAGCCCAAGAGGGGTATGTCAGGACAGGCTTCCAGCGGAGACACCTGAGGGACCCAGAGGAGTCTGTCTGCGGGTGACAATGTTCAATCCtgattttgttggtgtttaccCAACTCTAAAAAGCCATCATACCGAAAGTTTTCAAAACTGGGTTTTATGATGCTGGAAGGATGTCTCAGTGAACTTACCCTCCCAAGCAATTGGTCAGAACTTCCTCCATTCCTAGGCAAAGCCCAGCATCTTTCTCCCTGACCACCCCCCACCACGTTCACAGTCCCCAGCTGTTCCTGTGTGGGAAAGTGGGCTAGCCCACcccaaatgtttctctgccatatttTGAGTCGGCTGTTCAGCAACTCCATAGATCTTCATAGCTCTGAAAGCTATCTTCTTTCAACAAAGAAATCCATAccttttcgtgtgtgtgtgtgtgtgtgtgtgtgtatgtgcgtgtgtatgtaaCCGACCAGGGTATTTCTGATACCTTGAACTCTGCCTAAGAGAAACTTTGAGCAGGAAGACAAGGCTTTGAGCAGAGATTAGAGAATGTGCCTGTCGCCTGGGGGACCTCGTGTGGCCGAAGCAACACTTAGCAGGCGCATCCTCCGACCATCCTCCCCATTCCTTTACGCCAAATATCCCTATGCCTCAGGCATGGTTTGAAATGTCTGTCCTTTTCCCATTGCCTGTCTGTGGTGAATTTCCTTCATAGACTAAAATCATCAAACCTTCAGGAGGGAAGGAAGTTCTAATCCGCTCTAATTCTTCACTGTACGTTACCCAGTTGAGCACTGGTGTGGCgcgtgggatggggtgggggtgctgtCCTGTCGGGGTTCGTGGTGGTACAGGACTCCTTGCAAGCAAAGGGCTCTTCTTTCCAGGACCTGAGGACAGTGTGAGGTCACAGGCCGACATCCGATTTGACAAGTCTGAGGGGTCACCAAGCTCAGGCACCCTGGAACTGTTCTCTCGCTTGTACGGCTCCTTAGTAATGACAGTTCTAGGAGTGTTGAATTTTTCCTTCCAATTTTAAGGAGCCCCATGGGTAGTCATTTCAAAGCGAATATTTTCGCCTCCTTTTCTTGCTTTCCGATTTTGAGATTTCTTTTCatagattagatttttttttttcctttcttttctgaagaggataCACCCAAAAAGCCAGGCCATCAAGGCCCTTCTTTGTTGGGCCTATCTGCTATGTTTCTTTATTATAAAAGAATGTGATTGGAAACCAGAGAAGTggagggcagggggtggggggtggacgAGGGACATAATAACTGATAATGGATTTGAGCTGATCAGGTTGTCTGTCCAGCGCATGCTCACTCTCCTCCGAGGCCAGCACGCTAATTCCCACTTACATCGCAAGGGACGTCTCCGCAGAAAGCACGTACCGGCTCTCTTCTTTACATTCTCGCAAGCAGAGAGTTGCTTGGCGCTGACACTGGGGACAACTCTAGGGCCTAGGAAGTCTGAAGACTGTCTGAAGCAACAGACTTTCTGTGACTCAGTCTATTCACCCATCAAGCAGAAAGCTTCCTCTTCACAAAATCACCATGAGAGTCAAACAAAGTAGATGGAGCCGTTGCCAGGGAGCTGTGAGACACTGAGTGGGCAGGAACTCAGCGACTCCCTCACGACCGCAAAGGTGCCTGGCCTTGTAGAGGAATCATCAGGAGCTCATCAGTGACCCTGGCCCATAATGCCCCACAAGCAGCGCTCCTCCGGACTCTGTTTGGGCCTGCTCCTGCTCATAGAACAGTTTGAAGATCTGTCTTTCTGTTCTTAGCACGGGGCCCTCCGGCGCCAGCCTGCCAGGGCCACCAGGCTTCCTGTGAGCTCCGGGCAGGCCAGCCAGTGCATATTGGGAAAGCATCCCGGTCAGCCCTGCCACCGGAGCCCACCATTGTTCTGGCCACACGGTTCAGCGCGCAGGCTGATGCGGCTGTTCAGTCAGCAGCGCGGACAAATCCCGGCCTGCCGAGGGCTTTACTCCCAAGAGACAAATGCTGGCAGGATTTCCCCGGAAAGCTAATCATTCCACAGTCACCCAACAGTATTATGGCCGCTGGTTCACAAAGAAGGCCACAGGTACTGGAAAAAAACGggactaaaatgtagaaagaactgAGAAGGGTCAAGGGGGTGCTTTCCATTCTGGCAGGAAAAATCCCTCATTTTTCCCCCCATCACATGGAGGAAGTAATCCAAACTCCCCTCTGCTCCCTTGGCCCCCCTCCTTCTCACCAGCTCTCCCCATCTTCCTCTTCTTGACTCCTCTACTCCCACCTACACCGCAGAAAGAACGGGCTAGAGCgatgactcagaggttaggagcactggctgctcttccagaggtccaaagttcaattcccaggctcccaaccatctacgagatgccctcttctggcgtgcagacagaacactgtgtacataataaataatctcATAAAGTCACTGCAGCCAGCTGAGTCTGTGGGTTCTGACTCCTTTCGCCACTAAAGGGATCTCGTATTTGAAAGGTTTTGGGTTCTACGGTAGCTGCCTTTATGCAGTGTATGCCCCTTTGAGTTTTTGACAAGGCTAAGGCTTTTTTCCTTATGTCTCATCTAACACCAACACAGCTGCTTGTGCTGCGTTGAATATGAGGATAACGTGAGGTCTGAAAACCTCTAACCTGTGTGCATTCTAGAGACAGCCTCGTTGGCTTTGGAAACTTGCTGGGCGCTAGAACCAGGGAAGAGGCGAATGGGACAGACGCCTGTGACAGTTAgacgtgactttttttttcaaggccaTGGAATGGGTTAAATGATTCTGACATATTTCCCCCAGCCATGACACATCTGCTAAAATTACAGGCATGGACTGTGGAGGCGGTCGGTAAagcgcttgctgtgcaaacacaaGAGCCAGAGTCTGGGCCCCCAGAACCTGAGGAGAAAGCCAAGTGGTCTGGGCAGCCGacacataatcccagcactcaaaagacaAGGAGTGTCTGGGTCCAGCTAGATAAACGGTGAGCAAAAGAGTCTGTTCttactcatacatacatatgtatgtatgtatatatatatatatatatgagagggAATCAGGGAGGCTACTGGACCACAATCTAGCACCTCCacaagcatgcacatacatgtatatgagtAAAAACAGGCATGTATATATGCACCCCTATATATGAATATACCTCTATACACGCACCCACGTTACATACATGCGATGTGCtcatttctaatatatatatattattaatatatatatattagatatatatatatttaggtgGGCCTAGAACAGTTCGAGAGagctgagacagaaagaaatagaTCCCAGTCCAACTGGGATCACGTGCGTTGGGTCACCTATCTTCGGTCCTCTGCGCATGTCCACAAGTAGGCACAACTCCGCTGTGATTGGTGGCTTGAGGATTACAAAGTGACTGGGGGTTAGAATTAGCAAATACAGACCCTGACGGAGTGAGGGCCCACCGGACTGCAGTGGCTGCTGCGCTCATGCTAGTTCTACTCCTAAGCATCTATTGACTTATTTCATAGTATCTTAAGTGGCAGGATTTGAATCCGCTCCCAGAGAGGAACAAACAGATTCTCTAGCTTTTGTACCTGATTCCCATTTACGTAGGAAAATGTAGAGGACCCTGTAGCAGAACTGGCAAATTATTAAGAGGCATCGTTTAGTCCTGTGGGTGAGTGAGAGCTAGGACAGCAGGCTGGGAGCTAGGGGTGGTTGCTGACTCAGCGTGAGACAGAGGCTGCAGTATTCAGAGCACTCCGACAGGACAGGGAGGCCTAGAGTGGCAGCTCAGATGAGGAAGGATGAACGTCCCTCACAGTCTCAGGAGTTTGGACACGCGGTCCCAGCTGGTAGCACTATTGGccagggttaggaggtgtggtctttgCTGGAGTAGGTACATCACTGGAAGCAGGCTTTAAGAGTTTAAAGGCTCTGGCATTTCTAGTTCACTCTCTGCTTTGTGATTGTGGTTCAAGGGGTGAGTTTTCAGCTTCCTCTTCCCGCCACTGTGCGAACacggactctaaccctctggaccCGCAGCCGAGATAAACCCCTCCTCCTGTAAATCGCCTTCATCATGATCTTCTCACAgctacagaaaagtaactaaggcactcagtcaaaacaaaacatgtgcaagcacacaccaaacccaaaccaacagaacaaaaaggaaaCACAGCCATCCAGATGGAGTGTGCATCGGCCAGACCACACAGAAGACACCAATTGCCGTTGGCACACACCAAGAGAATAGTGAGGGGAAAGATGCTGCTGAGCGTGGAAACGGAGGCATCCTTGAGTCTTATGGCTGGAGACCAAGAAGGACCAGAGCTAAGGCTGGGGGCGAGAGGGCCAGGTGCTGGCTTTGTGTAAGGGAGCTTTTTGTGGTATTCAGAGCTCTCTGACAGCCAACATTGGAAACTAGTGGTCCACGGTCTGTCCACAGGAATGCCTACAGTTCTTTCTTAAAACAATGTATTTAAATGTCCTTTGTGGGGCCCGAAAGGAAAGAAAACTCCCGTTTCCGAAGCCTACAGTGTCACCGTGTGCATAAAGCCCCACATAGTTTGTTATGACTTGCCTTACGCTTGTTATAGGGTGCCTGGATATACCAAatgcaaagaagaagaagaaaaagaaaaaaaaaaaaaaagaagaggaggaggaggaagtcacAGTACCAGACAAATGATAAATCCTAGCAGGCCCCTTACAGAACTTAGGTGACACTTATATTTCTAGCCCAGTATTTGGCATTTAGGAATCCTGTTCTGTATTTAATCTGGCAGTTCCACCATAGAGGTTTGACTTTGCACGTTGAGGAAGTGGGCTCCATATTTGGGAAGTATGTAGAGTTTTGTCTCGGTGGAATGTTTTGGATAGCAAACGGCTAACGGGGTTTTAGTATAGCGAGGCTTTGCTTTCCTGAGATGCTGTTTCAGAAAAATTGAAAGTTAAGAGGAGTAACTCGGGACAGTCAGCTCTCTGTGTGAAGTATGGTTGGTTGATGGGTGGGATGCCAGGCCCTGGCTCTAACAGCAGAGAGAATGATCTCTACCCCAAATATCTTGGATTTATGAATGGAGGAGAGAAAAGTTTTTGACCTTTCATACCAAATGCTTGTAAAATTCCTTTTAAGCAGAGTGAAGGGGTGCACCTGTGACCAGGAGAGCATTAACTGGCAggcctgttttttgttgttttgggttgttgtgtttgtttgtttgtttgtttattgagacagggtttctctgtgtagccctggctgtcctgaattcgctttgtggaccagactggcctcagactcacagagatactcttgcctctgcctcccgagttgctgggattacaggcatgagccaccaggcCTGTTATTTTACGGAAATTGTTTTATTCAGCAGCCATCATTTGCTTCTCTCAGACTGCGCGTAGCTATCGTGACACTGCTTTCTTGTATTGCTGCCAGAATTGCTTTTCTGGTGGCTTTGCACACGCTGCGGTGAACGCCCAAGCAACAGAGTAGTGGTTGCGATGAGAGAAGAGGCTGTCGCTAACTCACTGTTACCAtagtctcagtttccccagtggAACGTGACTGTAAGATCCTTGAGGTCATTTCCAGAAACCACACTTCTGAAAGCCATGTCAGTAATCTTGGGTATTGGGCAAAAtattgggtatttttttttcatcatcgTCTCTGGCCCCCACAGAGGGTTCCAATGTGTTCAATGGAGAACACTTGGTTTGGGGCTTTTGTATTGCTTCTTGGGAGAATGGCAAGGTCCAGAACTGACAGTCCAGTCAACTCAGGGGCCAGGACCCTCTCAGCTCAATGTACACTATCACATCCTTTCTCCTCAGTGTGTGTCTCCTTGTTTCCACTCACTTTTCTCGAAGTCCtcactgacattttttttaaaggaagataaCAAAATGAACTATCGATGTGCGTGTTGGAACTTAGTGTTCTCGAGTGTCATGTTGGGGGAAAGACACTCGAAGACGTGAGCCTTGCCATCGCTTTTAGAGATAGTGCTTTCAGCATTTCCCCGAATTCTCCAGTGCCCGCTAACACTCCTGGTGATGCTGTGTCTGTATCAGGACCAGCTAAGGGATGCCGTGGGCTACCCAGAGCATCAAGACTCTGCTCATCTTCCTTTCAAATAGCACAGAGTGGGAACAAGTTGCAACCTGTCCTTTTCACTGGATCTTAAATGAGGAACATCAGGCCTCGTGCAGCTTGGCTGCTTGCAAATGATAGCCATGGTTTCACTGCTTGTTCCCAGTAGGGATCCTgtctccagagagagagaaaaaaaaaaacaacctgcaGTAGAACCCTATTCTTACCACTTTCACATCTTTCAGGGTCCTGCACTCACACTGCACAACACAGCTCTCTAGGTATCATGAGCTGAATGGATGGAGTGGAAATTAAAGAGTGGATTCAGAAACATCAGCATCTCCAAGGCAGTTCTACTTCCACTCACCCCACAGTGAATGTGGTCcactttcagtttttttcttacGTCTCCGTTTTCCTATTTGTAAAGTCTAGGCAGAGCACTGCTCTTACAGGGTGCCTGAGAGAAACAAACCATTAGGATAGGCACTCCGTAAAAGGCAGCTCTGCTTTGTTATTGTTGTCGTTGTTGAACTAAGGCAAAAGGAAACCCAAAAGAGCCGGTACGTGAAAGCGTGCTTTTATAACCTTCAGTGTACTCTTATTTTGGTTTGCACAAAGGTCTGGACTGCTTCGCATAACTGCCCACGGTGGCAGGACTAGACGGCTGGTCCCTAAAAGCAATTAAGGAGAGGCACTGTAGTCAGCAGTGGGATGCAttccaattcttttatttatgATGCCTATTTGGACCACAAGCCAGCCAGCATTCAGCCCTCAGGGCGAACTCTACGGCCCCGTTCATGCCATCACTCCACAATGCGGCGGAATGACTGGACCGCGGGGGACGCCGCCCCCCAGTCGATGGGCTTCCGGTACTCCTTCTTGTCCAGGAGGTACTGTCTGCCGCGGTAGCTGGGGAGCTCATAGAAAATCCAGGTGCCTTCTAGTACCTTACAGGAGTGGATCTCCCGCATGTGGAACTGCTCCATGATGGAGGGACAGTCTTCCGTGGTCTCGTACATCTGGCCGCTAAAGTCGCCCTTTTCGAAGATCTGGATCTTATACTGGCCTCCGCTGGACTGAAAACAACCACAACAAGAAACAGGCAGCCATTGTTAAGATGTGGTTAGCACTTGGGCACTCGGAGGAGAGCACGGTGCCCCGCCTATCCTCCTGAAAGGGAGGCTCGTCAGTGCTCCTGTCTCCAAcgtgaaatacagaaaaaaaaaatctgacctgTACTAAGAAAAGTACAATTTCTATAAACATCCATGAGGTAGAGACAGAGTCCTAGAACAATTAGCATTTAGCCTGTGCTTGATCTCAGCCGAAAGGCTGAGAAGTAATATCATTCTGTCTAGTGATGAAGTAAACCAAGATGTGTATTTCAGTCAACACATTCTAGCTAAgcaggaagaggcagaaagacttaGGAAAGGCTGTGTGGGGAGAGGGGCCtggggggatggctcagcagttaagtgcctGCTGCTCTACCAAAGGACCCGAGTTCGGTTCCCAAAAACTGttatcaggcagctcacatccAATCCACCTGTCAATCCACCTCAGCTCTAAAGGATCCAACATCCTGTAACGGCCTCCGAGGGcgcctgcaacacacacacacacacacacacacacacacacacacacactcctaagaAGAAAAGATGGGGGATTTGTGGCCCCAGCAAGCGTCCAGGCTCACCAGGTGAACAGCTCTGCAGGAGCCCAGGCGGTCATTGAGGCCCATCCAGCGCTGGTACTCCGGGTACTCGCCCTGAGGTAAGATGTACATGTGTCCAGCGAAGTTGGGCCGTTCGTACACGGCCCAGGTGCCTCCCTCTACTCTAATGGAGTTGCAGCGACTCAGGTACGAGCGGAAGTCTGCGCAGTCACAGTCGCAGTCATAGCGGCGGCCTTGGAAGTTTTTCTCTTCGTAGAAGCTGATCTGAAGCACAGAGCAGTTAGAGGGCTGAGGAGCCGGGCAGCTTTGCACGCAGataaaagtggaaaaaaacaaaaacaacaacaacagcaaactgCTTTCCCTTCTACTTTACCTCACATTTGGCTTCTGGCAACTTTGTTGTCAACAAGTGGGATGGGATCTTTCTCGAAGTGGTGCAGAATTAAAGAACACCCTAAGAGAAGCCCCTGACCAAACGGCGTGTTTAAGTTCCCATGGTCCTCTACTTACCACATTATATTACATTATACCACTGATATATTATGTTATAAATGGCCGTTTAAGCCTCTGACCCCAACCAGAATCCTACTAGGTTTCTCCCAAGGATAAAGACCGAGCCTCCTTAGCCCTCAGATCTCCTGAGCCCAGCAACAGCTCACAAACCTTCAACAGATGCTCGATGAAGAGCAGTCCATGATGGATGGCTGCAGAGCCTAGGCGCGGCCGAAAACACAGCAAGCTCCTGTTAGAGTGTCGCCAGCAGCAGGACTGTGAGGCCAAGAGAGCGAGGCAAAAGTGGTCTCTGCTTCAAAGCCTGATCAGTTTCTACCACAGTGCCTGGCTTCGGCTTCCCACTGCTCCAAAGGCGTGACTCAAATACACTGAGTGCTGACGTAAAACAGAGCtcggagttttttgtttgtttgtttgtttgtttgtttgtttgttttttctggttgAGACGGGGGACGCCTGATAGGAACTCTGGGGGGTTCATGAATAGTTTCTGAATGTCACTATGAAAtccaaaaatagatttttttgcATTATGCTGCCACCTTGTGGCTGATTTGAGTTATTGATTTCTCAGAAAAGCACGGTCTTAAAGGAGCAGAGGCGGAAGGGTGAGTAGTTTTCCAGAAGCCAAGAAAAGGGGACAAGGCAGTTCAAACGAATAAAATACGCGGGAAACAGGGCCCATCGCAGGAACCAGTGAACAGTGAGTGTGTGGAGTTCCCTCCGTGCCTGTGAACGCCCCGAGCCAGGAGCTAACGCGCACAGCTGCGATGGGAGAGCCCCGTGAAGGGACTCCAGTCTTGGTGACTGCTGagatggagagaatggacagATTCCCAAAAGACacaagatgctttctttttcatcctGGGTGATTCTTCCCCGGGTGACGCACTCAGAGCCATTTCATTCCTCCTtaatctttctttcccttcctattCCCATTCTCTCACTTCTATTTTCAGTTCCCTAAAAAACAAATTTCCTTTCccattaaaaaatcatttatttcattttccctcTTCAAATTTGTTTTCCGCTCCTCTCATTTTAGCAAAGCAGATTTAGAGGTTTACAGAAGAGAGGGGGAAATTCCAGCACAGCTTATTTATGACTTTGAACAGAGCACCGACCGAGCCTTCCTTTAGAGGTCCTAATCTGTAAAACAAGGTAAGAGCATCTTTCTACATGGGGTCTTCTGAGGGCAAATGGTTGTCGGCAAGTACAAAGTTTAATACTTGATTCTAAACTGCCAATGAAGAAGGGGCGTGCCCTGCCTGAAGAGCCACAGGCAATCAAATGCATTCTGGGAAAGGGAGAATCACACTCCTGGGTGGTGTagacagcggttctcaaccttcctagtgctgtgaccctttaatacagttcctcgtgttgggCTGACCCTAACcgtgaaattattttgttgctgcttcataactaattttggtACTACTGTGAGTTGTAATGCAGAGAATCTGGTATCCGATGTGATCCCCAAAGGGGTCGAGACCctcaggctgagaaccgctgctctaagtTGTCCTTCTCAGGTAAATAACCCATACCCAGACTTAGGCAAGCAACCCTGATTAAATAAATGCAATgggacacacggacacacacacacacacacacacacacacacacgctacgTAACACATTAGGAAGGGGGTTACAGGGAAGGGGTCGGTGGGAGTAGAAGGGGAATGGGAGAATAACGAGAGATGAATATGATCAATGTACTTTACGCCCATGTGCAAAACTgtaaagcacatttttaaaactctttcaaataCATCTGGCTCTGACCGTATGTTAcctgtgttttcagggctgaccctTGGGCGTTGGGTAACCAGTTGGTAAGACCTTCTCTGGGGAGGGCTGTTTCTCCCACTGTCAGCATTTAGTTGTATAGGGCTGAGATCTCATGAGCTCTCACCCGTTCGCCTTAGCATGTCTACTATTGTTCTTGTGCAGGTCACGTGTAGGCAGCCcaggataaatattttaaaagacaggaAGCTGTTTTCGTTTTCATGGACAAAGAGATGACTTCCACAGACCGCTGGCTGAATAGTCAAGGATAGCCATAAGCCCGGGGACTGCACTGCAAGATCCTCACTTCTCATGTGGGctagtttctttctcttccctcttcctaccCCCATGTGACTTAACACGGCAGCATTCACACTCTGAGCACTCAGCAGGACCGACCCTGCGTCCAAGAGCCTTGTTATTGTGACGGATGAAGAGATCTTCAGGAAAACGCAGTACCTTCTCTTAAGAGTGGACAGGTTCTATGTGCCCACATTTGCATGCTGAGTTTGCTTTTGAGCTGTGACTTAGCAAAAATGATTTCGTAGGAGCTATGCTATGGGAAATGTGGCCTGTGTGTTTTAATCCATTAATTCTAGCACTTAATTGTCCTCTGCACATTTGCCTGACACCAGAATCTCAGAAGTGAAATAGACACAGGGTCACCAGGCTGTCCACCTTCCTAGGACAGCTGGTCATTCCATGTCAAACCGAGTGTGCATTTGTTTTTAATGGAGCCATTTCTGGGCTCCAGCCCAAGCTCTCTGTTCGGTGGGTGAGGGCTGCTCCATTTATTCACAATTCCTGTTATAAAGGAAATGTGACATCTGTCCATTCTGTTGCAGAAGGAGAAAGGTGGTCCTTCTGACATAAAACCtgaagagtttaaaaaaaaaaaaaagtgctggttTTCCTAGACATTCCTACAAAAAGCCTGTCacaattatttttgaaaaatagcCTACCAAtccaagcagaaagaaaaatatctttattattcCAGAGGTTAACGAATAAATGCTTAATAAAATCTGTTGCTCTTGCCAAGGCCTGTGTTGCCTCTGATTAAGCCAGTAACAAGATGGTGAGAAAGGAAAAGCAATGAGAAAGACCGGGTGTCTGTTTCCATGACATTTACGTAAAAGCCTTCCCTCAAGGCTCTTCAGACTTGTCAGTGGGATCTGAGTGGTGTATTTTACAAACACCCGACAGCCTTTCCCCTACCTATGACATATAGATGGTTGTTTGTTCTACTTGTCAAACAAGGAAAAGGTGCTCAGGCACTAGCCAATCACAGAACACATTGACAGCAACCTCCTGCTGCCGTTGCACTGAAAAGCACACCATCCCGCCTGCCTAACCTCTTGCCAGGCTCAGCTTAAAGATGAGGAAACCGTGAGGCGAGTCTTGATGGAGTTTCCACAGCATAGCTGGCCTGAGCTTTGAAAAGCATCCGTGtctcagtaacaacaaaagctgg
Proteins encoded in this window:
- the Crygs gene encoding gamma-crystallin S, which codes for MSKTGAKISFYEEKNFQGRRYDCDCDCADFRSYLSRCNSIRVEGGTWAVYERPNFAGHMYILPQGEYPEYQRWMGLNDRLGSCRAVHLSSGGQYKIQIFEKGDFSGQMYETTEDCPSIMEQFHMREIHSCKVLEGTWIFYELPSYRGRQYLLDKKEYRKPIDWGAASPAVQSFRRIVE